The Jiangella alba genome includes the window CCGGATATTCCACCTTGTCGACCCCCTCGAACGACACCGCCCGTACGGCTCGACCCAAGCCAGCCATTCGGATGATGTCCACCCAGGGTGTCTCTAGCCTACGTAAGGTTCACGTAAGCCGCGAACCGGCCCAACTCGTGCGGGACCGGCCTACCCGGCATCGGAGATCGTCCGCGTGCCGGCACCACCCACCTCGGCTTCTCGTCGCGTTCGTCCACCCTTGACTGCGAGACACAGCAGTGCCCCACATGCCACGGCGGCGACCGGAACGATCAGCGTCGGCTTCATTGCATCAACATAGCCCTGTATGAACACATCGTGGGCCATTTCGGCGATCTTTCCCGCGACTTCTTGAGAAACTCCCGGTGGAAGTGCCATGTCAATTCCACCTTCCGCGCCGCTGACCTGCAGACCTCCCTCAGCGGCCCCCGCGAAACCGTCGATGAACGGTCGTTGCGCGTCCGGCGGCAAAGCCGTTGCGGCCGCAACGGCCTCGGAATGCAGACGGCTCGCGAGCAGCCCTTGCAGCACCGCCCCGACGACCGCACTACCCACCACCTGGCCCAGTTGACGGTTCGTGTTCAGCACCCCGGACGCCGCGCCGGCCACCCGTCCGGGCACGTCGCGCATCGCCACGGTGTTCATGGGGGCGAAGATGCACCCCAGCCCCAACCCCGCGACCAGCAGCGACGGCAGGAAGTGCCACCACTGCGCGGTGTCGGTGGCCACCACGGCGAAGGACAGCACGCCGGCGCCATAGAGCAAGAGGCCCGCGATCAGGATGAACTTGCCGCCGACGCGGTCGGTGAAGCGGCCGGCGAACGGCGCCACGAACATCGAGACGACGGACATCGGCGCGAGCGTCAGCCCCGCCTCCAGCGCGGTGTGCCCGAGCACCGTCTGCAGGTAGATGGTGATCGGCAGGAAAGTCCCCACCATCCCGATGGCGACCAGCCCCGCCACGCCGTTCATCACCGAGTAGTTGCGGTCGTGGAACAGGCCGAACGGGATCAGCGGCTCGCGGTCCTGACGCAGCGCCTGCAGCACGAGGAACACGGCCAGCAGGACGGAGCCGGCCACCAGCAGCGCCGGGATCGACACGAACTCCCACACCTGCCCCCACCCGAACCGCTCGCCCTCGACCAGCCCGAAGGTCAGCAGGACGAGCGCCGCGCTGGCCAGCACGACGCCGGGAAGGTCGAGCCGGTGCCGCTCGCGCCGGGCCGACTCCGGGATGATCGACCACGCCATGGCCAGCACGACGACGCCCACCGGCACGTTGACGAAGAAGATCCAGCGCCAGTCGAACACCGTCACCAGCAGCCCGCCCAGCGTCGGCCCGGCGACGGTGGCGACACCGGCCACCGCGCCCCAGATGCCGAACGCCGTCCCGCGTTTCTCCGGCGGGAACGTCGTGATGAGCAGGGCGGACGTCTGTGGCATCAGGATCGCGGCGCCGATGCCCTGCACGACGCGGCAGGCGATCAGCATGGCCGGGCCCTGCGACAGCCCGCAGGCCAGCGACGCCAGCGTGAACACCGCGACGCCGATGATGAACATGGTGCGCTGGCCGCGCAGGTCGCCGAGGCGACCCGCCGTGATGACCAGCACCGCCAGCATGATCACGTAGGCGTTGATCACCCACAGGATCTCGTCGAGCGACGCGCCGAGCTCGGTCATCATGCTCGGGATGGCGATGTTGACGATCGTCACGTCGAGCAGCGTCATGAAGAAGCCGAGACACAACGTGAGCAGGATCGCCCAGGGGTTCCCGTGCCATCGCCTCACCGTGCTACCTCCTCGGTACCGCCGGTCGTCCTAGAGTGAGCTTGACACCAGCCCGCACACCCCGCGGGCTCTGACGTGAAAGGGTCACCACCATGACCAAGGCGTCGCCGCTGGTGTTCGGCCGACACACCGGACACGAGCAAGTCGTTTTCTGCCACGATGCCGGAAGCGGCCTACGAGCCATCATCGCGCTCCATTCCACTGCCCTCGGACCCGCCCTCGGCGGTACCCGCTTCTACCCGTATGAATCCGAGGACGCCGCACTCGAGGACGTCCTGCACCTCTCCCGCGGCATGACCTACAAGAACGCCCTCGCCGGTCTCGACCACGGCGGCGGCAAGGCGGTCATCATCGGCGACCCCGAGCTGGACAAGTCCGAGACGCAGCTGCGCGCCTACGGCCGGTTCGTCCAGTCCCTCGGCGGCCGCTACATCACCGCCTGCGACGTCGGCACCTACGTCGCCGACATGGACATCGTCGCCCGCGAGAGCCGGTGGGTCACCGGCCGCTCGCCGGCCGAGGGCGGCGCCGGCGACTCCAGCGTGCTCACCGCGTTCGGCGTGTTCCAGGGCATGCGCGCGGCCGCCGAGCGGCTGTGGGGCGGCACCAGCCTGGCCGGACGTCGGGTCGGCGTCGCCGGCGTCGGCAAGGTCGGCTCCAAGCTGACCGGCCTGCTCCTCGACGAGGGCGCCTCGGTCGTCGTCACTGACGTGTCCGAGCACGCGCTCGACCAGCTGCGCGCCGCGCACCCGCAGGTCGACGTCGTCGACGACACCACCGCGCTGCTGGGCGCCGGCATCGACGTGTACGCGCCGTGCGCGCTGGGCGGCGCGCTCGACGACGACACCATGACGTTGCTCACCGAGGGCAAGGTGGCCGCCGTCTGTGGCGGGGCGAACAACCAACTCGCCCACGCCGGCATCGAGAAGAGCCTCGACGACGCCGGCATCCTCTACGCGCCCGACTACGTCGTGAACTCCGGCGGCGTCATCCAGGTCGCCGATGAGCTGCACGGATTCTCGTTCGACCGGGCCAGGACGAAGGCCACGAAGATCTTCGACACCACCCGCGAGATCTTCCAGCTGGCCGCCGACGACGGCGTGCCTCCGGCCGTCGCCGCCGACCGCCTGGCCGAGCGCCGAATCGCCGCCGTCAGTCGATTGCGCGACGTCTACCTGGGCTGATGACGCACCGAGGCTCGCTAGTTGGTACCGGATGAGGCGGAACAGCCTCGGACCCTGTACCGTTATCCCTACGAGCAGATGTCATTCGAACGGAAACGAGGGCGTCCAGTGAGCTGGTCGCCCCGGTTTGTGCGAGGGGGTCGACCCTATGGGGCGCGGCCGGGCCAAGGCCAAGCAGACAAAGGTCGCCCGTCGGTTGAAGTACCAGACTCTGGACACCGACTTCGGCGCTTTGCAGCGTGAGTTGGGCACCGACGGCGATGGCGATAGTCACACGGACCTCGACGAGGAGAACGACGGCGAGGAGTACGACGAGTACTCGCGCTACCTCGACGACGATGACGACGAACCCCGTCGTCATGCGGGTTGACCCGGGCCGTTAGCGAAAGATCGTCGGGCGGTCTGCCGTCCTCGGCTCGCCGAGGCCAGCAGACCGCCTGAGCCGCTCGATCAGCCGCGATAGGCGCCGTGCAGCGTCGCCGATCCGTCGCCGCCGACGACCTCTCCGGCGATCCACGCCGTCACCCCTCGATCCGTCAGCAGCCGCACCGCCGCGTCGGCCGCGTCCGCCGCCACGACGGCGACCATGCCGACGCCCATGTTGAGGGTCTTCTCCAGCTCCGGCTCCGACACCTCACCGACGGCACCCACCAGCCCGAACACCGGCTGCGGCGTCCACGTGGCGCGGTCCAGCCGGGCCGTCACGGTGCCGGGCAGCACGCGGGCCAGGTTGGCGGCCAGCCCGCCGCCGGTGACGTGCGACATCGCGTGCACCTCGACGGCGGCCGCCAGCGCCAGGCAGTCCTGCGCGTAGATGCGGGTCGGCTCGAGCAGTTCCTCGCCCAGCGTGCGGCCCAGCTCCGGCACGTCGCGCTCCAGCGCCCAGCCGGCCCGCTCGAGGAGGACGTGCCGCACCAGCGAGTAGCCGTTGGAGTGCAGCCCCGACGACGCCATGGCGACGACGACGTCACCGGCGCGCACCCGCTCGGCCCCGAGCAGCGCGTCGGCCTCCACGACGCCCGTGACGGCCCCGGCGACGTCGTACTCGTCCGGACCCAGCAGGCCCGGGTGTTCGGCCGTCTCGCCGCCGCTGAGCGCGCAGCCGGCCGTGACGCACGCCTGGGCGATGCCCTTGACGATGGCGGCGGTGCGCTCCGGGACCACGCGGCCGCAGGCGATGTAGTCGGTCATGAACAACGGCTCGGCGCCGCACACGACGATGTCGTCGACGACCATGCCGACGAGGTCGAAGCCGATGGTGTCGTGGACGTCCATGCGCTGCGCCACCGCGACCTTGGTGCCGACGCCGTCGGTGCTGGTGGCCAGCAGCGGCCGCCGGTACGTCTTGAGCGCGCTGGCGTCGAACAGGCCGGCGAAGCCGCCGAGCCCGCCGACGACCTCGGGGCGGCGGGTCTTGGCGACCCACTCCTTCATCAGCTCGACGGCGCGGTCACCGGCCTCGATGTCGACCCCGGCACTGGCATAGGTGGCACCCGAGGGTGCGTTCTCACTGCTCGACACGGACAGAAGCGTATCCGGTAGGCTCTGCTCCAGCGTCCGGGCCGTGAGTCGCCCGGCCCGACAGGAGAGGAGGTCGCGATGTACCGCCATGGTTTCCGCGCCGCTCTCCACCATGAGGGCGGCTGACTCTCCGAGGAGAGACATGCACCTCAGCATCACCCGTCCCAGCACGCCCGACCAGGCGCTCGCGCTGCTGCGCGGCGCCCGGTCCGAGCTGGGCACCTACATTGCCGATCTCGTCGTCACCGACGACCACCTCACCACCGCGTTCGCGGCCCGCAAGCGGCGGCCCGAGTGGGTCTGGACGGCCCACCGCGACGGCCGCACCGTCGGCCGGGTGGCCGCCTGGGGCGCACCGGCCAACGACCACCCCTGGATCGTCGACCTGTTCGAGCTCGGCGCCGAGCCGGACCGCGTCGAGACCATGACGGAACTGCTCCGGCAGGCGGTCGCGGACCTGCGCGCGGGCGGGCTCGAGCAGGTCGAGCTGAACCTGCACCCGCCGGCCGGCTGGCGCGACGATCCGCCGCCCGCGCTGACCGACCTGCTGGCCGCGGCGAAGGCGGCCGGGTTCGAGATCCTGGTGACGCGGCGCCGGTTCCGCTGGACGCCGGACGCCGGTGTCCCGTCCGCCGGTGACCGGCTGCGGTTCGAGCCGGTCAGCGGGCCGGACGACCCCGCGCTGGCCGACGCGTACCGGCGCACGTTCGAGGGCAGCCTCGACGCGCACACCCAGCGGTCGCTGCGCACCCGCGACGCGGCCGAGCTGGCCGCCGAGGAACTGGCCGACATGATGCATTACGCCGGCCCGGTCGACGGCTGGCGGGTCGCCTACGACGCCGACGGCGCGCTGGCCGGGCTCGTCACCGGCGACCCCGGCACGAAGGTGTTCACCGGCTACGTCGGCGTCGTGCCGGAGCAGCGTGGCCACGGGTACGCCCGCGAACTGCTGGCCTGGATGACGCGCTGGCAGGCCGAGCAGGGTGCGCAGAAGGTCGTCGGCGAGACCGACGACGCGAACGTCCCCATGGCGAACGCGTTCGAGGCCGTCGGATTCGTCCAGGAGAGCGCCCGCATCGACCTCGTGTCCGGCTGAGTTCCGCGGCGCGGGTGGGGTCGGCCGACGCCGGCCCCGCCCGCCGTCGCGGCGGCGGCTGGTAGAACGGGCGGTCGACGCGCCTCGCGCCCCCGACTACTGGTTTCCACGGCAGTGCCCGCGAGCCCTGGCCTGGGTCACGCCGAACCGGTCGAACCGCTGGGCCGGCCGAGCAGGTCGGTGATCTGTTCCGGCTGCGCAACGCGGCGGCCTGACGCAGCCCGGAGGGCGACCGCCGTGCCGGGCAGGCGTCAGGTGGTGCCCTCGTTGCCGTAGACGGTGACGTGGACGTGGTCGTAGTGGTTCGCGGTCGCGTCGCCGCGGTCCTCCATCGAGCGCCAGCCCTCCGAGGAGCGCTCGACGGTCCAGATGCGCTGCCGCCAGATGACCTCGCTGACGCCCAGCTCGCGGTAGTTCTCGCGGACGTAGGCCGCGATGTCGTCGCCGACGGAGCTGCTGATCATGATGTCCAGGGCGCGGCCGCTGCCGTGCTCGCCGCCGTCGCCGGAGCGCAGGCCACCGTACGAGGACACCTGCGGGAACAGGGCACAGACGGCCCGGTGCACGCGGATGGCGTCCTGGGTGAGGCCGTCCTCGACGCCGGAGCCGGACTCGCACTCGGCGGCGGAGATGCCCCCGGACGGCTCCTCGGCGGGCGGCTCGTCGGCCAGGTACTCGGTGGCCACCCAGTACGGCTCGCCGTCGAGCAGGATCTGCGACCAGGTGCCCTCGGTGGCGCCGGTGATGTCGACCTCGGCGCCGGACCCGAGCACCGTGACGACCTCGGCGTCGAGGTCGGGGCTGGTGCGCACGTTCAGGCCGGCCGTCACGAACAGCTGCCCGGCCACCGTCGGCTCCGGCGTGGGAGTCGGGGTCGGGGTGGGCGTGGGGGTCGGCGTCGGCGTCGGGGTGGGAGTAGGCGTGGGAGTCGGGGTCGGCGTGGCGGTGGGCGTCGGCGCCGCGTTCGGCGTCACCGACGGCAGCTCCGGACGGTCCTGGCCGCGGCTCGCGTCCTCCTCGCGCTCCGGGAGGTCCATCGACGCTGTGGCGTTGTCGCCGACGGCGGCGTCGTCGGGCCAGAGCGTGACTCCGGCGACGGCGGCACCGGCCAGCACCACCGGCGCGGCCAGCAGGGCGACCCGGCGCCGGGTGAGCGCGGGCAGACGGGTGAGCGCCGGCAGCTTGGCCCGTCGATGACGAGACCGACCGTGACGCGGCTGCGACACTACTTCTCTCCCATCCTCAGCTCGATACCATTTCGTGACCGAGGAGCAGGCAACCACATTTCGGGCGTTTTGTCACAACCCCGCCTCACGGGCGCCGCAACGCATCGGCGGCACCACCGGCGCTGAGCAGGGAGTTCAGGCCGTCGGCGGGATCGCCGAGTGACGCGGCTCGCGCCAGGCCGTCGCGGTCGGGGGTCTCGCAACCAGGGATGGGGTCCTGCTCCAGGAGGTCCTTCCCGGCGCGGGCCGGCGGCTCGATCGGGTAGACGCCGTCGAAGCAGGCGCGACAGAGATCGTTCTTCGGCACCGTCGACGCCTCGATGAGCGCGTCGAGCGACACGTAGCCGAGCGAGTCGGCGCCGATGGACCGGCAGATCTCGTCGGTGGACAGGCCGGTGGCGATCAGCTCGGCCCGGGACGCGAAGTCGATGCCGTAGAAGCACGGCCAGCTGACCGGCGGGCTGGAGATGCGCACGTGCACCTCGGCGGCGCCGGCCTCGCGCAGCATGCGCACCAGCGCCCGCTGGGTGTTGCCGCGCACGATGGAGTCGTCGACGACGACCAGCCGCTTGCCGGCCACGATCTCGCGCAGCGGGTTCAGCTTGAGCCGGATGCCCAGCTGGCGCAGCGTCTGCGACGGCTGGATGAAGGTGCGGCCGACGTAGGCGTTCTTGACCAGCCCCATGCCGTACGGGATGCCGGACGCCTCGGCGTAGCCGACCGCGGCCGGCGTGCCGGACTCGGGCACCGGGATGACGAGGTCGGCGTCGGCCGGGTGCTCCACGGCCAGCCGCCGGCCCACCTCGACGCGGGTCTCGTGCACCGAGCGGCCGGAGATGTGGGTGTCGGGCCGGGCGAGGTAGACGAACTCGAACAGGCAGCCCTTCGGCTCGGCCGCCGCGAAGCGGTGCGAGCGCAGGCCGTCGGCGTCGATGGCCACCAGCTCGCCGGGCTCGACCTCGCGGATGAACGAGGCGCCGACGATGTCGAGCGCGGCGGTCTCGCTGGCCACGACCCAGCCGCGCTCCAGCCGGCCCAGGACGAGCGGACGGACGCCCTGCGGGTCGCGTGCGGCGTAGAGGGTGTTCTCGTCGGAGAACACCAGCGAGAACGCGCCGCGCGCCTGGGCCAGCACCTCGCCGGCGCACTCTTCGAGCGTGCGGTCGGCGTACGAGCCCATGAGCGCGGTGATCAGCGCGGTGTCGGTGGTGTTGCCGTAGCGCAGTTCGCCGCTGGCGGCGCCCACCCGCTCGTGCACGAGCTCGAGCAGCTCGGCGGTGTTGGTGAGGTTGCCGTTGTGGGCGAGCGCGACGGTGCCGGCCGGCGTGGCGCCGAGCGTCGGCTGCGCGTTCTGCCAGTGGCTGCCGCCGGTGGTGGAGTAGCGGGTGTGCCCGACGGCGACGTGGCCGACCAGGGTGTTCAGCGTGGACTCGTCGAAGACCTGGCTGACCAGGCCCATGTCCTTGTAGACGAGGATCTGCTCGCCGTTGCCGACGGCGATGCCGGCCGACTCCTGACCCCGGTGCTGCAACGCGTACAGCGCGAAGTAGGTGAGCTTGGCGACCTCTTCGTCGGGTGCCCACACCCCGAAGATGCCGCAGGCGTCCTGCGGCCCCTTCTCCTGTGGGTTGATGTCGTGCGTGAGTCGTCCATCGCCCCGGGCCACGGCACCCAGTGTACGGAGCGGGACCCGGATTGCGAGCCGAGGGAAGAACACCGGGCCGCGAGGTGGTTGCCTAAGGACATGAGCCCCACGACGGTATTGATCACCGGCGCCACCGATGGCCTGGGCCGATGGCTCGCGCTCCGGCTGGCGGCGTCGGGCGTCGGCGTCGTCCTGCACGGCCGGAATCCGGCGCGTCTGGACGAGACCGCCCGCGAGATCCGGGCCGAGGGCGGGCGCGAGCCGGTCGGTGTCGTACGGGCCGACCTCGCCGACCTCGGCCAGGTCGACCGGCTGGCCGACGAGGTGCTCGGCCGCTTCCCCGGCCTGGACGTGCTGGTCAACAACGCCGCGGTCGGGTTCGGCGAGCCGGGGGGCGGGCGCGAGCTGAGCCCCGACGGCGTCGAGCTGCGGTTCGCGGTGAACTACCTGGCCGGCTACCACCTGACCCGCCGGCTGCTGCCGGCGCTGGTGGCGGCGGCGCCCGCGCGCATCGTCAACGTCGCCTCCATCGGCCAGGCGCCCATCGACTTCGCCGACCCCATGCTCGACCACGGCTACGACGGTTACCGCGCGTACCGGCAGAGCAAGCTCGCGCAGATCATGTTCACCCTCGACCTCGCCGACGAGCTGAACGGCACCGGCGTCACGGCGAACACCCTGCACCCGGCCACCCTGATGGCGACGTCGATGGTGCGCGAGGCCGAGCTGACCCCGCTGAGCACGCTGCACGACGGCGGCGAGGCGACGCTGCGGCTGATCGCCGACCCGAACCTGGCCGACATCAGCGGCGTGTACTTCGACCAGACCATGGCCGCGGCGCCGCACGCGCAGGCGCTCGACCCCGACGCCCGGCGTCGGCTGCGCGAGCTGTCCCAGCTGCTGGTCGCCCAGGCGCTGGCCCAGCCCAGCTGACCACCGGGCGCCGGGTGAGCCGTCAGGACGGCCGCTGGGCCGCCCGCGCCGACCGGGTGGCCGCCGTCAGTCGCTGACGCCGGTGTGCGCGACCACCTGCCCGACCATCCAGTCGACGGCGGGCGCGACGGCGCCGTTCGAGGTGAGCAGGCCGGGCGGGTCGCCGACGTACCGGTCGGACAGCAGCCCGCGGGATTCCAGCCGGTCGACCAGCGCCGCCTTAACGGCAGCACGGTGCAGGCGGGGCGGTACGGAGAACGCGAGCACGTCCAGCGGGTCGCGCGCGACGTCGGGATAGCGCGCCAGCAGCCGGCCGACGTCGGGGTCGGTGTCGTGCAGGTGCAGCCAGGTGCGCACCACCGGGGGCACGCCGGTGCTGCCGGCGTAGACGACCGGGCGGTCGGCGCCCGCCCGCAGCCACACGTAGACCCAGGAGCCGACGCCGACCAGATCGCCGTCGCGCACCTGCAGCAGGATGGCCTCGTTCTCCATGGCCGCAGTCTGACAGCGACGGCGGCCGTCGTTCAGTCCGAACGACGGTTTCCCGGCTCTTGTGACAGTTGCACCAACGTGCGGACAGTGGCCAGATTCCGTGACGTCGCCACGCCGAGCGCCGGCCGGCTCAGCGCCGCCGCCAGCTTGCTGCGTCCGGCGCCGCCGGGCACGTGCAGGTACAGCGTGGTGCCGACGAGGCGGAACTCGTCGGCGCCGGACTCGACCCGTCCGGCGGCCGCGTAGCGCTCCGCGTCGGGCTGCGTGCGCAGGAAGCTCAGCAGCAGGCGGTTGGGCTCGGCGCCGGGGAACGGGTTGGCATCGACGGCGGCCACCAGCTCGTCGTGGGTGCGGACCAGCACG containing:
- a CDS encoding DHA2 family efflux MFS transporter permease subunit; translation: MRRWHGNPWAILLTLCLGFFMTLLDVTIVNIAIPSMMTELGASLDEILWVINAYVIMLAVLVITAGRLGDLRGQRTMFIIGVAVFTLASLACGLSQGPAMLIACRVVQGIGAAILMPQTSALLITTFPPEKRGTAFGIWGAVAGVATVAGPTLGGLLVTVFDWRWIFFVNVPVGVVVLAMAWSIIPESARRERHRLDLPGVVLASAALVLLTFGLVEGERFGWGQVWEFVSIPALLVAGSVLLAVFLVLQALRQDREPLIPFGLFHDRNYSVMNGVAGLVAIGMVGTFLPITIYLQTVLGHTALEAGLTLAPMSVVSMFVAPFAGRFTDRVGGKFILIAGLLLYGAGVLSFAVVATDTAQWWHFLPSLLVAGLGLGCIFAPMNTVAMRDVPGRVAGAASGVLNTNRQLGQVVGSAVVGAVLQGLLASRLHSEAVAAATALPPDAQRPFIDGFAGAAEGGLQVSGAEGGIDMALPPGVSQEVAGKIAEMAHDVFIQGYVDAMKPTLIVPVAAVACGALLCLAVKGGRTRREAEVGGAGTRTISDAG
- a CDS encoding Glu/Leu/Phe/Val dehydrogenase dimerization domain-containing protein — translated: MTKASPLVFGRHTGHEQVVFCHDAGSGLRAIIALHSTALGPALGGTRFYPYESEDAALEDVLHLSRGMTYKNALAGLDHGGGKAVIIGDPELDKSETQLRAYGRFVQSLGGRYITACDVGTYVADMDIVARESRWVTGRSPAEGGAGDSSVLTAFGVFQGMRAAAERLWGGTSLAGRRVGVAGVGKVGSKLTGLLLDEGASVVVTDVSEHALDQLRAAHPQVDVVDDTTALLGAGIDVYAPCALGGALDDDTMTLLTEGKVAAVCGGANNQLAHAGIEKSLDDAGILYAPDYVVNSGGVIQVADELHGFSFDRARTKATKIFDTTREIFQLAADDGVPPAVAADRLAERRIAAVSRLRDVYLG
- a CDS encoding DUF3073 family protein, whose protein sequence is MKYQTLDTDFGALQRELGTDGDGDSHTDLDEENDGEEYDEYSRYLDDDDDEPRRHAG
- the purM gene encoding phosphoribosylformylglycinamidine cyclo-ligase, with amino-acid sequence MSSSENAPSGATYASAGVDIEAGDRAVELMKEWVAKTRRPEVVGGLGGFAGLFDASALKTYRRPLLATSTDGVGTKVAVAQRMDVHDTIGFDLVGMVVDDIVVCGAEPLFMTDYIACGRVVPERTAAIVKGIAQACVTAGCALSGGETAEHPGLLGPDEYDVAGAVTGVVEADALLGAERVRAGDVVVAMASSGLHSNGYSLVRHVLLERAGWALERDVPELGRTLGEELLEPTRIYAQDCLALAAAVEVHAMSHVTGGGLAANLARVLPGTVTARLDRATWTPQPVFGLVGAVGEVSEPELEKTLNMGVGMVAVVAADAADAAVRLLTDRGVTAWIAGEVVGGDGSATLHGAYRG
- a CDS encoding GNAT family N-acetyltransferase, with protein sequence MHLSITRPSTPDQALALLRGARSELGTYIADLVVTDDHLTTAFAARKRRPEWVWTAHRDGRTVGRVAAWGAPANDHPWIVDLFELGAEPDRVETMTELLRQAVADLRAGGLEQVELNLHPPAGWRDDPPPALTDLLAAAKAAGFEILVTRRRFRWTPDAGVPSAGDRLRFEPVSGPDDPALADAYRRTFEGSLDAHTQRSLRTRDAAELAAEELADMMHYAGPVDGWRVAYDADGALAGLVTGDPGTKVFTGYVGVVPEQRGHGYARELLAWMTRWQAEQGAQKVVGETDDANVPMANAFEAVGFVQESARIDLVSG
- a CDS encoding SH3 domain-containing protein — its product is MSQPRHGRSRHRRAKLPALTRLPALTRRRVALLAAPVVLAGAAVAGVTLWPDDAAVGDNATASMDLPEREEDASRGQDRPELPSVTPNAAPTPTATPTPTPTPTPTPTPTPTPTPTPTPTPTPEPTVAGQLFVTAGLNVRTSPDLDAEVVTVLGSGAEVDITGATEGTWSQILLDGEPYWVATEYLADEPPAEEPSGGISAAECESGSGVEDGLTQDAIRVHRAVCALFPQVSSYGGLRSGDGGEHGSGRALDIMISSSVGDDIAAYVRENYRELGVSEVIWRQRIWTVERSSEGWRSMEDRGDATANHYDHVHVTVYGNEGTT
- the purF gene encoding amidophosphoribosyltransferase, translating into MARGDGRLTHDINPQEKGPQDACGIFGVWAPDEEVAKLTYFALYALQHRGQESAGIAVGNGEQILVYKDMGLVSQVFDESTLNTLVGHVAVGHTRYSTTGGSHWQNAQPTLGATPAGTVALAHNGNLTNTAELLELVHERVGAASGELRYGNTTDTALITALMGSYADRTLEECAGEVLAQARGAFSLVFSDENTLYAARDPQGVRPLVLGRLERGWVVASETAALDIVGASFIREVEPGELVAIDADGLRSHRFAAAEPKGCLFEFVYLARPDTHISGRSVHETRVEVGRRLAVEHPADADLVIPVPESGTPAAVGYAEASGIPYGMGLVKNAYVGRTFIQPSQTLRQLGIRLKLNPLREIVAGKRLVVVDDSIVRGNTQRALVRMLREAGAAEVHVRISSPPVSWPCFYGIDFASRAELIATGLSTDEICRSIGADSLGYVSLDALIEASTVPKNDLCRACFDGVYPIEPPARAGKDLLEQDPIPGCETPDRDGLARAASLGDPADGLNSLLSAGGAADALRRP
- a CDS encoding SDR family NAD(P)-dependent oxidoreductase — encoded protein: MSPTTVLITGATDGLGRWLALRLAASGVGVVLHGRNPARLDETAREIRAEGGREPVGVVRADLADLGQVDRLADEVLGRFPGLDVLVNNAAVGFGEPGGGRELSPDGVELRFAVNYLAGYHLTRRLLPALVAAAPARIVNVASIGQAPIDFADPMLDHGYDGYRAYRQSKLAQIMFTLDLADELNGTGVTANTLHPATLMATSMVREAELTPLSTLHDGGEATLRLIADPNLADISGVYFDQTMAAAPHAQALDPDARRRLRELSQLLVAQALAQPS
- a CDS encoding DUF1697 domain-containing protein; this encodes MSRHVALLRGINVGGKNKVVMAELRELVAGLGHTDVATYINSGNVVFASGTQGAGREELEAAIEGAIRDDLGLDIAVLVRTHDELVAAVDANPFPGAEPNRLLLSFLRTQPDAERYAAAGRVESGADEFRLVGTTLYLHVPGGAGRSKLAAALSRPALGVATSRNLATVRTLVQLSQEPGNRRSD